The following are encoded in a window of Dysidea avara chromosome 4, odDysAvar1.4, whole genome shotgun sequence genomic DNA:
- the LOC136253599 gene encoding uncharacterized protein, whose protein sequence is MVYEVPTIEVVTAVISEKVESQPPPETDQKEIEDVSDQTRDSTAAVEESTQSETTTTIEVTVDTSKADEVESTKTEETEQAKVPEDTTQTYKAGSELGDAVQSVAKEQTEYTETPKESEDEPTAGEVSISITMATDDQQIEVTTTAAEKEKSPTPEKEKSPTPEKERSSSPETDKSSSPDKEKFPSPDKEKSPSAPSAEDADKRPESSQSQASSSSSSSSSSSHHTEGEDKDDEDTSPQPPAAAGEGDDSGENN, encoded by the coding sequence ATGGTTTATGAAGTGCCAACCATTGAAGTGGTTACTGCAGTTATATCAGAAAAGGTAGAAAGTCAACCGCCACCAGAAACAGATCAAAAGGAAATTGAAGACGTTTCTGACCAAACCAGAGACAGCACTGCTGCTGTTGAAGAGAGTACACAATCAGAAACTACTACAACTATAGAAGTCACTGTTGATACAAGCAAAGCCGATGAGGTGGAGAGTACAAAAACTGAAGAAACAGAACAAGCAAAGGTACCTGAAGATACTACACAGACTTACAAGGCTGGATCTGAATTAGGGGATGCTGTACAATCAGTGGCAAAGGAACAAACTGAATATACTGAAACACCAAAAGAGTCAGAAGATGAACCAACAGCAGGTGAAGTAAGCATTTCAATCACTATGGCTACTGATGACCAGCAAATTGAGGTTACTACAACTGCAGCAGAGAAAGAAAAGTCTCCTACTCCAGAAAAGGAAAAGTCTCCTACTCCAGAGAAAGAAAGGTCTTCCTCCCCAGAAACAGATAAGTCTTCCTCTCCAGATAAAGAAAAATTTCCATCTCCAGATAAAGAGAAGTCTCCTTCTGCACCGTCAGCAGAAGATGCCGACAAGCGTCCAGAATCATCACAAAGCCaagcttcatcatcatcatcatcaagctCTTCATCTAGTCATCACACTGAGGGAGAAGATAAAGATGATGAAGACACGTCTCCTCAACCACCGGCGGCTGCTGGTGAAGGTGATGATAGTGGAGAAAACAATTAG